The following proteins are encoded in a genomic region of Terriglobales bacterium:
- a CDS encoding NUDIX hydrolase, with translation MLKRDYPDLPIVGVGAVIIENDQVVLVRRGAEPFRGRWAIPGGVVELGESLRQAAAREAREETGLEVEAGEIVEVVESIIPGTGPDADRARFHFIIIDILCRLKSGELRAGGDALEARWVKLDQLEELQVTEPGAEVIAKAFERLSH, from the coding sequence ATGCTCAAGCGAGACTATCCCGACCTGCCTATTGTCGGCGTAGGAGCCGTAATCATTGAAAATGACCAGGTCGTATTGGTCCGCCGCGGCGCTGAGCCGTTCCGCGGCCGGTGGGCCATCCCCGGCGGGGTAGTGGAACTGGGAGAGAGCCTGCGCCAGGCCGCCGCCCGCGAAGCCCGCGAAGAAACCGGGCTCGAGGTCGAAGCCGGCGAGATAGTGGAAGTGGTTGAGAGCATTATTCCCGGAACGGGACCCGATGCGGACCGCGCGCGCTTTCACTTCATCATCATTGATATTCTCTGCCGGCTGAAGTCAGGCGAGCTACGCGCCGGAGGCGATGCGCTGGAAGCCCGTTGGGTGAAGCTCGATCAGTTGGAAGAATTGCAGGTTACTGAGCCCGGGGCCGAGGTGATTGCAAAGGCGTTTGAAAGATTGAGTCATTGA
- a CDS encoding UbiX family flavin prenyltransferase, which produces MKTTPENLTVAVTGASGVLFARHLLKTAEADARVKTINFIASENALRVLAEEVGIGGRANLVEQLLGKKSRKIQQQNNDDIGANVASGSYPTDAMIVIPCSMGTLARIANGLAIKLTERAADVCLKEQRPLILCVRETPLNKIHIRNMYRAADAGAVIFPLIPTFYNKPASQDDMARQFANRVLAHIGLEQPNAYRWKG; this is translated from the coding sequence ATGAAAACAACTCCTGAAAACCTGACCGTTGCCGTGACCGGCGCCAGTGGAGTGCTCTTCGCTCGTCATCTTTTAAAGACCGCCGAGGCCGACGCGCGCGTGAAGACCATCAACTTTATCGCCTCTGAAAATGCTCTGCGTGTGCTGGCGGAAGAGGTCGGCATCGGCGGGCGCGCCAATCTGGTTGAGCAATTGCTGGGAAAGAAGTCACGCAAAATCCAGCAACAAAATAACGATGATATCGGCGCCAACGTGGCCAGCGGCTCCTACCCGACCGATGCCATGATCGTGATTCCCTGCAGCATGGGCACCCTCGCCCGAATCGCCAACGGACTGGCCATCAAACTGACCGAGCGCGCCGCCGACGTTTGCCTTAAAGAACAACGTCCGTTGATACTCTGCGTGCGTGAAACCCCTTTGAACAAGATTCATATCCGCAACATGTATCGCGCCGCCGATGCCGGGGCCGTGATCTTTCCCTTGATTCCGACCTTCTATAACAAGCCAGCCTCCCAGGACGACATGGCCCGCCAGTTCGCCAACCGCGTCCTGGCCCATATTGGGCTGGAACAACCGAACGCCTACAGGTGGAAAGGTTAG
- the purB gene encoding adenylosuccinate lyase, giving the protein MISRYTRPEMGRIWSDENKFRMWLKVEIAASLVLAEAGIVPPEAAAAIRDKGDFHVERIQAIEAEIRHDVIAFTTAVAEKIGPHSRWLHYGLTSNDVVDTAQALQVRDASTLILADLELFAEVLKKRAHEFKHTPMIGRTHGIHAEPITFGLKLANWYSETQRNIARMKSAAEQMRVGKLSGAVGTFAHLEPELEEKICHQLGLEPATISSQVIQRDRHAYYVTTLAVIASTLDKIATEIRHLQRTEVREAEEFFSEKQKGSSAMPHKRNPITSEQISGLARVVRGNAQAALENVALWHERDISHSSVERVILPDSTILVDYLLNKTTNLIEKMFVYPGRMKENLESTGGLVFSGQLLLDLAESGMLREDAYRVVQKNAMRAWQHGLNFRALVRKDKQITSRLTRKQLDHAFDLNRQLRNVDKIFDRVFSPKHHKKKEPAQSKVPIQN; this is encoded by the coding sequence GTGATCTCACGTTATACGCGTCCCGAGATGGGGCGCATCTGGAGCGACGAAAATAAGTTCCGCATGTGGCTGAAGGTGGAAATCGCCGCCAGCCTGGTATTGGCGGAAGCCGGCATTGTACCGCCCGAGGCGGCCGCCGCAATTCGCGACAAAGGCGATTTTCATGTGGAGCGCATTCAAGCCATCGAAGCCGAAATCCGGCACGATGTCATTGCCTTTACCACCGCCGTCGCTGAAAAAATCGGGCCGCACTCGCGCTGGCTGCATTACGGGCTGACCTCCAATGATGTCGTGGATACCGCCCAGGCACTGCAGGTCCGTGATGCTTCCACCCTCATCCTCGCCGACCTGGAGCTGTTCGCCGAAGTTCTGAAGAAGCGTGCGCACGAGTTCAAGCACACTCCCATGATCGGACGCACCCATGGCATCCACGCCGAGCCCATCACCTTCGGTCTCAAACTCGCCAACTGGTATTCGGAAACGCAGCGCAACATTGCGCGCATGAAGTCTGCCGCCGAGCAGATGCGCGTAGGCAAGCTCTCCGGTGCGGTGGGGACGTTCGCCCATCTCGAGCCGGAGCTGGAAGAAAAAATTTGCCACCAGCTTGGGCTGGAGCCTGCCACCATCTCTTCGCAGGTCATCCAGCGCGACCGTCACGCCTATTACGTGACTACGCTGGCCGTGATTGCTTCGACTTTGGATAAGATTGCCACCGAGATCCGCCATTTGCAGCGCACCGAAGTGCGCGAGGCTGAAGAATTTTTCAGCGAGAAGCAAAAAGGGTCCTCGGCCATGCCCCACAAGCGCAACCCGATTACCAGCGAACAGATCAGCGGACTTGCCCGCGTGGTGCGTGGCAACGCGCAAGCCGCGCTCGAGAATGTGGCGCTCTGGCATGAGCGCGATATCTCGCATTCCTCGGTGGAGCGGGTCATCCTGCCCGATTCCACCATCCTGGTGGATTATCTGCTTAACAAGACCACCAACCTGATTGAAAAGATGTTCGTCTACCCCGGGCGCATGAAAGAGAACCTGGAAAGCACCGGCGGTCTGGTCTTCAGCGGGCAGCTTCTGCTCGACCTCGCCGAGAGCGGCATGTTGCGCGAGGATGCCTACCGCGTGGTGCAAAAAAATGCCATGCGCGCCTGGCAGCATGGGCTGAACTTTCGTGCCCTGGTGCGAAAAGATAAGCAGATCACCTCGCGCCTGACGCGCAAACAGCTTGATCACGCCTTCGATCTCAACCGGCAGTTGCGCAATGTAGATAAAATTTTTGATCGGGTCTTCAGCCCTAAGCACCACAAGAAGAAAGAACCGGCACAAAGTAAGGTGCCAATTCAAAACTGA
- a CDS encoding MarR family transcriptional regulator has product MSRYKIKSLTALDRTFIAQAEFRYQIRRFLRFSEEAARRAGLHPQQYQLLLAIRGLPPGQEARVGNLAERLQLEQHSAVELIDRAVQSGLVMRTGDHHDRRQVIVHLTSKGESLLKKLAREHRAEIAAAAPHLLKALQALTRHH; this is encoded by the coding sequence GTGTCACGATATAAAATAAAATCTTTAACCGCGCTTGATAGAACGTTTATCGCCCAGGCGGAATTTCGCTATCAGATACGCCGCTTCCTGCGCTTCAGCGAGGAAGCAGCACGACGGGCGGGACTGCATCCCCAGCAATACCAGCTTTTGCTGGCGATTCGCGGCTTGCCCCCGGGGCAGGAGGCCAGGGTGGGCAACCTGGCAGAGCGGCTTCAGCTTGAGCAGCACAGCGCGGTCGAACTGATTGACCGCGCTGTGCAAAGCGGGCTGGTGATGCGAACGGGTGACCACCACGACCGGCGGCAGGTCATCGTGCACCTCACTTCCAAAGGGGAGAGCCTGCTGAAAAAACTTGCACGCGAGCACCGCGCAGAAATAGCGGCGGCTGCGCCACATCTGCTGAAGGCATTGCAGGCACTGACCAGACACCATTGA
- a CDS encoding chloride channel protein, giving the protein MRNFLDRVFTEKETSGRLGDFTTTPRVIPIALLAVGIGVVCAYVAVGLLKLIGLFTNLFFYQRLDTSMTSPAGNHLGAWVLVVPIIGAVIVGLMGRYGSERIRGHGIPEAIEAILLKGARVEPKVALYKPVSAAIAIGSGGPFGAEGPIIMTGGAVGSLIAQFFHLTDTERKTLMVAGAAAGMSAIFASPVAAVLLAVELLLFEWKPRSLIPVALASATAAAARRGLLGTGPIFPMDGPLAAHNTFVGAKALAGCALVGLLGAALVALLSKCLYSVEDMFPRLRVHSMWWPAIGAVAIGVGGYIFPPALGVGYDVIGSLLHGDATRYVIIGILLVKSTMWVISLGSGNSGGILAPLLMMGGGLGAALGYFLPYQGAGFWPLLGMAAVLTGAIGSPLTALVFAVELTHDVDMLLPLLVAVTLSHAFIALTLPRSIVTEKLSRRGYHLSREYSTDPLENVLVREVMRSNIIALPGTVSIQELTQSLRVEHGRSGQWLYPVVEGDQSLVGVITRKELQNLIGQSPPDKTLRDVELADIVTKKSQPVVTYPDEPLRAVVYRMAETGLTRLPVVERRVNRAHGSKQQRGTQTGVPKLVGVVTLNDLLKARVLNLQAERKRERVLPIRIFKNRVIE; this is encoded by the coding sequence ATGCGCAATTTTTTAGACAGAGTTTTTACAGAGAAGGAAACCTCGGGCCGGCTGGGTGATTTCACCACTACACCTCGAGTAATTCCTATTGCACTGCTGGCCGTGGGGATCGGCGTTGTGTGTGCCTATGTTGCCGTGGGTTTGCTCAAGCTGATCGGCCTGTTCACCAATCTTTTTTTCTACCAGCGATTGGACACGAGCATGACCTCTCCCGCCGGCAATCACTTAGGGGCCTGGGTGCTCGTCGTGCCGATTATCGGCGCGGTGATCGTAGGCTTGATGGGGCGCTATGGGTCAGAGCGTATCCGCGGGCACGGCATTCCGGAGGCCATTGAGGCCATCCTGCTGAAGGGAGCGCGCGTAGAGCCGAAGGTGGCGCTCTACAAGCCGGTTTCTGCTGCCATTGCCATTGGATCGGGAGGTCCTTTTGGCGCTGAGGGCCCGATCATTATGACCGGCGGCGCGGTGGGATCGCTGATCGCACAATTCTTCCACCTCACCGACACAGAACGTAAGACTCTCATGGTCGCCGGCGCCGCAGCCGGCATGTCAGCGATATTTGCTTCCCCGGTGGCAGCGGTGCTGCTGGCGGTGGAGCTTTTACTTTTCGAGTGGAAGCCGCGCAGCTTGATTCCAGTCGCCCTGGCGAGCGCGACTGCCGCAGCCGCCCGCAGGGGATTGCTGGGCACCGGCCCCATCTTTCCTATGGATGGGCCTTTGGCGGCACACAATACTTTTGTAGGAGCCAAGGCGCTTGCCGGTTGCGCGCTTGTGGGACTGCTGGGGGCGGCGCTGGTGGCGTTGCTGAGCAAGTGTCTTTATAGCGTCGAAGATATGTTTCCCCGCCTGCGCGTGCACTCGATGTGGTGGCCGGCCATCGGCGCGGTGGCTATCGGTGTTGGCGGCTACATATTTCCTCCGGCGTTGGGCGTGGGCTATGACGTGATCGGGAGCCTGTTGCATGGAGACGCGACTCGCTACGTGATCATTGGCATTCTGCTGGTGAAATCCACGATGTGGGTAATCTCGCTCGGTTCGGGTAACTCAGGAGGCATTCTGGCTCCCTTGCTGATGATGGGAGGAGGGCTGGGAGCGGCGCTGGGATACTTTCTGCCCTACCAGGGCGCGGGATTCTGGCCGCTGTTGGGCATGGCCGCGGTGCTTACCGGGGCTATAGGCTCTCCGTTGACGGCACTGGTCTTCGCTGTGGAACTGACCCATGACGTCGACATGCTTTTGCCGCTGCTGGTGGCTGTGACCCTTTCGCATGCTTTTATTGCGCTTACTCTGCCGCGTTCCATCGTGACCGAAAAGCTCAGCCGGCGTGGTTACCACCTGAGCCGGGAATACTCCACCGATCCACTGGAAAACGTGCTCGTTCGGGAGGTGATGCGCAGCAATATCATTGCGCTGCCGGGAACCGTTTCTATTCAGGAGCTGACACAATCACTGCGCGTTGAGCACGGACGTAGCGGGCAATGGCTCTACCCGGTAGTCGAGGGCGACCAATCGCTGGTAGGAGTGATTACGCGCAAGGAGCTGCAAAACCTGATCGGTCAGAGCCCGCCAGATAAAACTCTGCGTGATGTTGAACTCGCCGACATTGTCACGAAAAAATCTCAGCCGGTAGTGACTTATCCCGATGAGCCCCTGCGTGCGGTGGTGTATCGCATGGCCGAGACCGGGTTGACGCGTCTCCCGGTGGTAGAGCGCCGTGTGAACCGTGCGCATGGAAGCAAACAGCAGCGCGGTACCCAAACCGGTGTGCCTAAATTGGTGGGGGTGGTTACCTTGAATGACTTGCTCAAAGCCCGGGTCCTGAATTTACAGGCCGAGCGTAAGAGGGAACGCGTGTTGCCGATACGGATCTTTAAGAATCGGGTCATTGAGTGA
- a CDS encoding glutaredoxin family protein translates to MELIVYSSPWCGDCREAKRFLAKHNISYKEINIEEVPDAAQEVIARTGKRAIPQFVIDGKWVQPYTPGKGFHYEEMSKLLGVTAD, encoded by the coding sequence ATGGAACTTATTGTTTATTCGTCCCCGTGGTGCGGTGATTGCCGCGAAGCCAAGAGATTTTTGGCCAAACATAACATTTCTTACAAAGAGATTAATATCGAAGAGGTCCCCGACGCCGCCCAGGAAGTGATTGCCCGGACCGGCAAGCGCGCCATCCCCCAATTCGTAATTGATGGCAAATGGGTGCAGCCCTACACACCAGGAAAAGGCTTCCACTACGAAGAAATGAGCAAACTGTTGGGCGTAACTGCCGATTGA
- a CDS encoding ATP-dependent Clp protease ATP-binding subunit produces MFERYTEKARRVIFFARYEASQFGSPYIETEHLLLGLLREDKALTNRFLRSHASVESIRKQIEGHTTIREKVSTSVDLPLSNECKRVLAYAAEEAERLSHKHIGTEHLLLGLLREEKCFAAEILHERGLRLSSIREELARTTQEKAQPQRQRESSLLSEFSRDLTQAAMDSQLDPLVGRESELERVVQILCRRTKNNPVLIGEPGVGKTAIVEGLAQRIADGEVPSFLSEKRILALDLSLIVAGTKYRGQFEERLKTIMKELMDNQNAIIFIDELHTLVGAGSAEGSLDAANILKPALSRGEIQCIGATTPGEYRKSIEKDRSLERRFQSVKVPPPNEIEAVKVIQGIKDRYEKFHAVTYTPEAVEFAVAHSHRYIPDRFLPDKAIDLIDEAGARVKLRQTTLPEEITEVQKRIKFIVHRMENAIANHEFEKARFYSDEERKERENLRALREKYHLDDSSTGVVGREDIEDVVSRWTGVPITSIKEEESQKLLRIEEELHKRVISQDRAIIALARAIRRSRAGLKSPQRPIGSFLFLGPTGVGKTEVARTLAHFLFGSEKSLIRFDMSEFMEKHSVSKLIGSPPGYVGYEEGGQLTERVKRAPYSVVLLDEIEKAHPDVFNILLQVFEDGQLTDGLGNTVDFKNAILIMTSNIGARHLQKRSGMGFQSGEEESISTKVEDMVKNEVKRTFNPEFLNRLDEIIIFNALSEADLIQIVELMVQQLNQNLAQRHITITVTEEAKKWILEKTLTDRNYGARPLRRALQRYIEDPLSEALIQGTIQTRPAFIEVFLEGDKLFYRPVDSKAQDGVLLYSN; encoded by the coding sequence ATGTTCGAACGGTACACGGAAAAAGCGAGACGCGTAATTTTCTTTGCGCGCTATGAAGCCAGCCAGTTTGGCTCGCCATATATTGAAACGGAACACCTGTTGCTGGGTCTTCTGCGCGAAGACAAGGCATTGACCAACCGTTTCCTGCGTTCGCACGCCTCCGTGGAATCGATCCGCAAGCAGATCGAGGGCCACACTACCATCCGCGAGAAGGTCTCCACCTCCGTGGATCTGCCTTTGAGCAACGAGTGTAAGCGCGTGCTGGCTTACGCCGCGGAAGAGGCCGAACGGCTTTCTCACAAGCACATTGGCACCGAACACCTGCTGCTCGGCCTGCTGCGCGAAGAAAAATGCTTTGCCGCCGAGATCCTGCACGAGCGTGGCTTGCGGCTCTCCAGCATCCGTGAGGAACTGGCACGTACCACGCAGGAAAAGGCGCAACCCCAGCGGCAGCGTGAGTCTTCCCTGCTCTCAGAGTTTTCCCGCGATCTTACCCAGGCGGCCATGGATAGCCAACTCGATCCGCTAGTCGGGCGCGAATCCGAACTGGAGCGCGTGGTGCAGATTCTGTGCCGCCGCACCAAGAACAATCCCGTACTGATTGGCGAACCCGGTGTAGGTAAGACCGCCATCGTCGAAGGCCTGGCGCAGCGCATTGCCGATGGTGAAGTGCCGTCGTTTCTCTCGGAAAAACGCATCCTGGCGCTCGACCTCTCTTTGATCGTCGCCGGCACTAAGTACCGCGGACAATTTGAGGAGCGGCTGAAAACCATCATGAAAGAATTGATGGATAATCAGAACGCCATCATCTTCATTGATGAGTTGCATACCTTGGTCGGGGCTGGCTCCGCTGAAGGTTCGCTTGATGCTGCCAACATTCTCAAGCCGGCGCTGTCACGCGGAGAGATTCAGTGCATCGGCGCAACCACACCCGGCGAATACCGTAAATCCATCGAGAAAGACCGCTCTCTCGAGCGCCGCTTCCAATCCGTGAAAGTACCGCCGCCCAATGAAATAGAGGCGGTCAAGGTAATCCAGGGCATTAAGGACCGCTATGAAAAATTCCATGCTGTCACTTATACCCCCGAAGCGGTAGAGTTTGCCGTTGCGCACTCTCATCGCTATATTCCCGACCGTTTCCTGCCCGATAAGGCCATTGACCTCATTGATGAAGCCGGCGCGCGTGTGAAGCTGCGTCAGACCACTCTTCCCGAGGAGATCACTGAAGTACAGAAGCGGATCAAATTCATCGTGCATCGCATGGAAAATGCCATTGCCAACCATGAATTTGAAAAGGCCCGTTTCTATTCGGATGAGGAACGCAAAGAGCGCGAGAACCTGCGCGCCCTGCGCGAAAAATATCATCTGGATGATTCCTCCACCGGCGTCGTAGGCCGCGAGGACATTGAAGACGTGGTTTCGCGGTGGACTGGCGTTCCCATCACTTCCATCAAGGAAGAAGAATCGCAGAAGCTCCTGCGCATCGAGGAAGAGCTGCATAAGCGCGTGATCTCGCAGGATCGCGCTATTATCGCGCTGGCCCGGGCCATTCGCCGCTCACGTGCCGGATTAAAGTCTCCTCAGCGGCCCATCGGCTCGTTCCTGTTCCTGGGACCAACCGGTGTCGGCAAAACTGAAGTCGCGCGTACCTTGGCGCATTTCCTGTTCGGAAGCGAGAAGTCGCTGATTCGCTTCGATATGTCCGAGTTCATGGAAAAGCACTCGGTCTCCAAGCTCATCGGCTCGCCTCCGGGATACGTGGGCTATGAAGAGGGCGGTCAGCTTACCGAGCGCGTGAAGCGTGCGCCTTACTCCGTGGTTTTGCTCGATGAAATCGAGAAAGCCCATCCTGATGTCTTCAATATCCTGTTGCAGGTCTTTGAAGACGGCCAGCTTACCGATGGCCTGGGCAACACCGTTGATTTCAAGAACGCGATTCTGATCATGACCTCGAACATCGGCGCCCGTCACCTGCAGAAGCGCTCCGGCATGGGCTTCCAGTCCGGTGAGGAAGAGTCCATCTCCACCAAGGTCGAGGACATGGTGAAGAACGAGGTGAAGCGCACCTTCAACCCTGAGTTCCTCAACCGTCTGGACGAAATCATCATCTTCAACGCGTTGAGCGAAGCCGACCTCATCCAGATCGTGGAGTTGATGGTGCAGCAGTTGAACCAGAACCTGGCGCAACGGCACATCACCATCACCGTGACCGAAGAGGCCAAGAAGTGGATCCTTGAAAAGACGCTCACCGACCGCAACTACGGCGCGCGTCCCTTGCGCCGTGCTTTGCAGCGCTACATCGAAGATCCGCTGTCGGAGGCGCTCATCCAGGGCACCATCCAGACACGGCCTGCGTTCATTGAAGTCTTCCTCGAAGGCGATAAGCTCTTCTACCGCCCGGTGGACTCCAAAGCGCAAGACGGTGTTCTGCTCTACAGCAATTAG
- a CDS encoding ATP-binding cassette domain-containing protein encodes MEILRVEGLKKSFRSGSSELVVFENLSFQVKKGEMLAIVGESGAGKSTLLHILCALDSASEGDVYCAQMRLQALSDDAAAEFRNREIGFVWQFHYLLPEFTAVENVAMPLLLRGMPAQQARTEALQWLKEVGLSDRAEHRSGELSGGEQQRVALARALITRPKILMADEPTGDLDARTADSVFELIDRLHREYQLTSLIVTHNLEFARRCGRVLRLQRGRAEEIQPAALPA; translated from the coding sequence ATGGAGATTTTGCGGGTAGAAGGTCTCAAGAAGTCTTTTCGCTCCGGAAGCTCCGAGCTTGTGGTCTTTGAAAACTTGTCCTTCCAGGTGAAGAAGGGGGAAATGCTGGCCATTGTGGGCGAATCGGGGGCGGGCAAGAGCACCTTACTACACATCCTCTGTGCTCTTGATAGCGCTTCCGAAGGTGACGTATACTGCGCGCAGATGCGTCTCCAAGCGCTTTCCGATGATGCTGCTGCGGAATTCCGTAACCGCGAGATCGGGTTTGTCTGGCAGTTTCACTACCTGCTGCCGGAGTTTACCGCGGTCGAGAACGTCGCCATGCCGCTTTTGTTGCGTGGCATGCCGGCCCAGCAGGCGCGAACCGAAGCGTTGCAGTGGTTGAAAGAAGTGGGCCTGTCCGATCGTGCCGAGCATCGCTCCGGTGAGCTCTCCGGTGGGGAGCAACAACGCGTGGCCCTGGCACGGGCCTTGATCACGCGGCCGAAGATTTTAATGGCCGATGAGCCGACGGGAGATTTAGACGCACGCACCGCCGACTCGGTTTTTGAGCTGATTGACCGTTTGCATCGGGAATATCAGCTTACCTCCCTCATCGTCACCCACAACCTGGAGTTTGCGCGCCGCTGTGGACGCGTGTTGCGGCTCCAGCGCGGGAGGGCGGAAGAAATTCAGCCGGCGGCATTGCCGGCATAG
- a CDS encoding periplasmic heavy metal sensor has translation MDGIPMGKWWKNAELVQKLQISDTQLQQLEQVFQESRLHLIDLHATLEKQEALLEPLTEADNPDESQVYAQIDKVASARAELEKAHTRMLLNIRKILTTDQWKKLQSYQPPFGPFPRMHSPEMQPELPAPPPPGKPSAPQP, from the coding sequence ATGGACGGAATACCGATGGGTAAATGGTGGAAGAACGCCGAGCTCGTGCAGAAATTGCAGATCAGCGACACCCAATTGCAGCAGCTTGAGCAGGTCTTCCAGGAGAGCCGTCTCCATCTGATTGACCTGCATGCTACTCTGGAAAAACAAGAGGCATTGCTCGAACCTCTAACCGAAGCTGACAATCCTGATGAATCTCAGGTTTACGCCCAAATTGATAAAGTGGCCTCTGCGCGTGCTGAACTGGAAAAAGCCCATACTCGCATGCTGCTCAATATCCGCAAGATACTGACCACCGACCAGTGGAAGAAGCTGCAGTCTTACCAGCCGCCTTTTGGGCCATTCCCGAGGATGCATTCCCCTGAGATGCAGCCTGAGCTTCCCGCCCCGCCGCCACCGGGAAAGCCTTCTGCACCTCAACCGTAG